GCTAACTTCCCTAACGCCAACCTGCGCTTTCAGGAAATTGTTCATCCCGACGAAGTGGAAGGCTTAAAAGGTTTTTTAAGCACTACCCAGGCGGATGCACTGGTAATTTTAAAAAAGCACAAAGGTTTTCTGAGTAATATTTTCAGCCAGAGTTTATCGGAGCAAATGACTTACCAAACCAAACTGCCTTTATTGGTTTACCACGCCTGAGAATGTTACTCGTTTTAAGTTAAAGGTTGTAGGTGCCTATACAAGGATTTTTAAAAATACTCAAAGGCTGGATGCGAAAGCGTGCTTTTTTGAATGATGCACTATGCATTCTAAGTAGCAGGGCGTAAAAAAGACTAAATAGATTAGATTAGAAAAGAACAGCTTCGCCGAAGAAAAATTCTCTTTGCGTCATTCTAAACTTGTCGCAGAATCTAACTAATACCGTTTGTTGCGGTACTCATTAAATCCCTTGACAAGCTCGGTATGACTTGCAAAAATTTTAAAAATTAAGCTTTTTTCCAGTGTCTTTCCAGGAAACCGGCGCGGCCTGAACCAACATTATACCGCTGGTAATGCATTGGGTTCTTTTTGTAGTAGTCCTGGTGGTAATTTTCGGCGGGGTAAAAAGGTTTAGCCGGTAAAATAGGCGTTACAATAGGCAATCCCCCAAAAGGCCCGTTTTGCTGTAAATCTTCTTTCGACTTTTCGGCGGCCGCTTTTTGTTCTTCGCTGTGGTAAAAAATAGCGGTTTTATACGACGAGCCCCGATCTCCGAACTGACCGCCCGCATCAGTAGGATCAATGGATTGCCAGAAAACCGTAAGAATCTCGTCGTACGAAATCAGGCTGGGGTCGAAGGTAATTTGTACGGCTTCGTAATGTCCGGTTAAGTCGGAGCAAACTTGTTCGTAAGTAGGGTTTTCCACGTGCCCCCCCGTATATCCCGAAACCACTTTTATCACACCCGGCCATTGGTCGAAAGGTTTTACCATGCACCAAAAGCAGCCCCCGGCAAAAGTGGCTAATTGGTATTGTTTATTATCTTGTTTCTCGCTTTCCATAATGCTAAACTATTTATAATGGTTTAACCTGAATAAAACGGTTTTGTTTTACAACAAACGGAAACCACAAGTAAAGCGGTTAACCGGATGGCCAGAGTAATTTCTGAAGCATCCAATTTGCTTCGAAGCTAAATAGGTTCCTCCTGAATGACATAGAAGATAATATTTTTAAATATTTAAAAATTTGGAAGCTATAGAACAAACAGCGTTGGCAAGGTGCAAGTTCTGACGCTAAACTGTTCGAGCGTTCAGCGAGTTTTTAGCGTCTTGACTTTTTTGGTTCTTTTTGTGTCAAGACAAAAAGAACAGAACCTCAGCTATGAAACAACTCCACTAAGCCATCAAAGCTGGTACAGCAGCTATGCGAACGAGAACTTATTGCTCGAAACGAAAGGCACGGAAGTAAATCCGCGCCATAGTGTGCCATCAAAAATTTAAGAAATTACAACTTCTTTATCCAAATATTTATTCTTTATACGCCGTAATAGTTTCAATCGTACCATCCGGCTTATGCTTCAACTCGGTAATCTTAATGTTGCGCAAATGCGTTTGGCCTTTGGATAATTCGGTATCGTGGTAGAATAAATACCATTTATCCCGGAAAGGCACAATGGATTGGTGATTGGTCCAGCCGAGTACCGGGTTTAAAATAACGCCTTGGTAAGTAAACGGACCGTAAGGGTTATCGCCGGTAGCATAAGCAATGTAGTGCGTGTCGCCGGTAGAGTAGGAGAAGTAGTATTTGCCGTTGTATTTGTGCATCCACGACGCTTCGAAAAAGCGCCGGTCGTGGTCTTTGGTTAGGAGCGGCTTGCCTTCTTTATCTACAATCTGTACATCCTTCACAGGTTCGGCAAAGCTGTGCATATCGGCGCTTAATTTTGCTACTTTCGGGCTGATAGCCGGTTCGTTTTCTTTACCAGAATCAGTTTTGGAGCCGTTCGGGTTAAATTTACCATTCTCCCATTTCTGCAACTGACCGCCCCAAATGCCGCCGAAATACATGTAATGCTGGCCATCGGTATCTTTAAAAACGGCGGGGTCAATGCTAAAGCTGCCTTCAATGGGTTTAGGGTCAGGTTTAAACGGACCAGTAGGCGAAGTAGAAGTAGCTACCCCAATCCGGAAAACATCGTTTTTATCTTTTACCGGAAAATACAGAAAGTAAGTACCATCTTTAAAAGCCGCATCCGGAGCCCACAATTGCCGGCCCGCCCAGGGAATATCTTTAATGTCTAGAGCAACGCCATGATCGGTAACCTTACCACCTACGCTATCCATGGATAAAATATGGTAATCGCGCATGGCAAAATGGTCGCCGTTATCGTTTTGCGGCACATTCGACTCAATATCGTGCGAGGGGTAAATGTAGATTTTGTTATTAAATACGTGCGCCGAAGGATCAGCCGTATAGATTTCGGTGATAAGCGGTTTATTTAAAAATTTCTGATTGCTATCCGGAGCAGCAGCTGTTTGTTCGGTATTGTTTTCGGCGGCTTGTTCGGGCTTTTTGCTCTGACAGGCATAATTTAAGCAACCGGCCATTAGGACTAGATAACAGGCGTAATGTTTGAGCATACAAATAGTGGTTTTAGGTGAAGTAAAATCGGGCTTAAACTTGAAAGTTAATGGAAAAGAATAAGTAATACTCTTTTTTATTGAAAAATAATTGTCAAAATAACAAATATCTACAGAATAGCCAAAATATCCGGATCAATGCGTTTGGGGCGCATGGTAGCGGCATCGAGCAAACACCAGGTAGTTTTTGCCTGAGCCAGCAACTGATCGGAACCAGCCCGGTATAAGGTCACAAAGCGGTCGAACTTGGCACCCTGGTGCGCGCCCACCCAGGTAAAACCTTGAATCTGGTCGGTTAAAAAAGCAGGCCGCAGGTAATCGATTTCGTGGCGCAACACCACCCACAAGTACCGTGATTTTAAATTATCCGGCGCAGCGTAGTTCCAATGAGCCGTGGCTACTTCTTGCACCCAGCGCAGGTAAACCACGTTGTTAACGTGCCCCATCATATCAATGTCTTCGGGCTGAACCTGGAGCAGATGGCTGAACTTGGCCGGATTTTTATTTTCCATCATAAGCCCGATTACGGTCTTGATCCGGCAAAGTTTACAGGTTCTACGGTCTTAGGGTAAGCCGCAAGAGTTATTCTAAAAATTAAAATTTTTAAAAAATAAAGGCCAGACTAAGCCAGATTAAAGTTTATAGGTCTGGGATAGCTGGCCTTTTATAGAGTAAAACCGAGATAGTTGCGGCGTACCTTAATTTATTAAGTTATGTACTAAGGCGTATTTTATTAAAGCGGCAGTATTTTTAGAATGTGTTTTAGCCAATAAGTTTTGTCGATGCGATTCAATGGTACGTTTACTGTTAAATAGTTTTTCCGCAATTTCGGCATTGGTGTAACCTTCGGCAATGAGGCGGAGCACGTTTAATTCGCATTTGCTCAGGGTTTCGGAGGCAGTAGCTGTTTGCTCCGTAGCCAGTATACTTTCGGGAGTTTCCAGGAGTTTGTAGGCCAATTCCGAACAAATAAATTTATTACCGGCACCTACGCTTTTTATCGCAAAAACTAATTCGTCGCGGCTGCAATTTTTAACTACGCAGCCTAAGGCCCCCGCCGCTAAAATCTGGCGGATGTAATATTCCTGGTCCAGCATCGATAAAGCTAAAACCCGGGTTTCGGGGTAATGCTCTTTTACATAAGCGGTAGCTTTATACCCGTCCATCACGGGCATATTAATATCCATAATAATAACATCGGCCGGGTCGGTGGCTAAAAGCTCGATGAGCTCCTGGCCATTGGCAGCCTCGCCTATTACTTCAAAATCCTGTTCCTGGCGCAGTAAGGATCTAATTCCGTCCCGTATTATCTTGTGGTCGTCAGCAATTATAATTTTCATCTTCGTGCGCTTTTAAAAGTAGAAATACCCTAATCTTTTTCAGGTAGTACCAGA
The sequence above is a segment of the Adhaeribacter swui genome. Coding sequences within it:
- a CDS encoding response regulator transcription factor, which encodes MKIIIADDHKIIRDGIRSLLRQEQDFEVIGEAANGQELIELLATDPADVIIMDINMPVMDGYKATAYVKEHYPETRVLALSMLDQEYYIRQILAAGALGCVVKNCSRDELVFAIKSVGAGNKFICSELAYKLLETPESILATEQTATASETLSKCELNVLRLIAEGYTNAEIAEKLFNSKRTIESHRQNLLAKTHSKNTAALIKYALVHNLIN
- the msrA gene encoding peptide-methionine (S)-S-oxide reductase MsrA, with amino-acid sequence MESEKQDNKQYQLATFAGGCFWCMVKPFDQWPGVIKVVSGYTGGHVENPTYEQVCSDLTGHYEAVQITFDPSLISYDEILTVFWQSIDPTDAGGQFGDRGSSYKTAIFYHSEEQKAAAEKSKEDLQQNGPFGGLPIVTPILPAKPFYPAENYHQDYYKKNPMHYQRYNVGSGRAGFLERHWKKA
- a CDS encoding acyl-CoA thioesterase, which codes for MMENKNPAKFSHLLQVQPEDIDMMGHVNNVVYLRWVQEVATAHWNYAAPDNLKSRYLWVVLRHEIDYLRPAFLTDQIQGFTWVGAHQGAKFDRFVTLYRAGSDQLLAQAKTTWCLLDAATMRPKRIDPDILAIL
- a CDS encoding glycoside hydrolase family 43 protein — translated: MLKHYACYLVLMAGCLNYACQSKKPEQAAENNTEQTAAAPDSNQKFLNKPLITEIYTADPSAHVFNNKIYIYPSHDIESNVPQNDNGDHFAMRDYHILSMDSVGGKVTDHGVALDIKDIPWAGRQLWAPDAAFKDGTYFLYFPVKDKNDVFRIGVATSTSPTGPFKPDPKPIEGSFSIDPAVFKDTDGQHYMYFGGIWGGQLQKWENGKFNPNGSKTDSGKENEPAISPKVAKLSADMHSFAEPVKDVQIVDKEGKPLLTKDHDRRFFEASWMHKYNGKYYFSYSTGDTHYIAYATGDNPYGPFTYQGVILNPVLGWTNHQSIVPFRDKWYLFYHDTELSKGQTHLRNIKITELKHKPDGTIETITAYKE